In Vibrio quintilis, the DNA window AACAATACATCAACACACCAAACCACCACAGATTCTCACTTTTACAGGGATTGATTATGACGTTGAAACATGCTGTTTTGAAATCACCGGTTTTGAAATCAACGGTATTAAAAACCGGCGTATTGGCTGCGATTTTAGGTCTGAGCATCACTTCCGCCCATGCAGGCAGTGATTTTGATTTGACAGCGCTGATCCGGGCCGCAAAAAAAGAAGCGCCGATCACCGTGTACGACTCAACCGGTAAAATCGTCAAACAGGCGAAGGCCTTCACTAAAAAATATGGCGTCACGGCAGTTGGTATCAAAGCCAAAGCACCACAAATTCTGGAAATTGTCAGCCGGGAAGCGCAGGCACATAACGTTAAATCTGATGTGGTGATGCTGGCGGATGCCCCGGCTGGTATTGAACAATTGCTGAAGAAGCATTATGTCACCAGCTGGGTGCCGGATGATCTGAAAGCCGATATCCCGACCGGGTTTCAAGACCCGCTGACGGTGATTCAGGCGCCGAATGTCTGGGCTTACAACACCGCACTTTATCGTGACTGTCCCGTTAAGAATATCTGGCAACTGACACTGCCTGAATGGCATGGAAAAATCGCCATGCAGGATCCGCTGGGCAAACCGTCATACACCGACTGGTTCAACCAAATGTCAATGCACTATGACCAGCAGGTTGCTGATGCCTATCAGGCTCAGTTCGGTCATCCGCTGAAAACCGATGAAGCATCAGCCACCGCCGCATTTGTTAAAGCGCTGGCAGAAAACTCGCCACTGCTAACCAATTCCGACAGCAAAGCTGCGGCAGCCGTCGGGGCTCCGGATGTCAAAACCAGCTTTATGGGACTGATCAGCACCGCGAAATTCCGCAAAAATAAAGACGGGATGAAACTCGGTTTATGTACCGGACTTAAGCCATTCACCGGCTGGAGTTATCCAAGTCTCGGCTTCATCACAAAGGGGACAGACAGTCCAAACGCCGCCAGACTCTTCATCCATTACATGCTGACCAGTGAAGGCATCGCCCCACAGGGTGTTGACGGAAAAATGTCCACCAACCGCTCCGTTCACCTGCCGGCAAATGAAGCCTCCGGCATTGCACATCATCTGGATGAAATTATGACTTACCACACCTCAACCGCAGAGTCAGACTGGGTAAACCGTCAGGACTGGCAGGATTTGTGGAGTCTGAGTTATCAACAGTAAACCGGCAAAAGAAGCGGCCGGACATGAGCCGGCCTGTACCGATGGGAAGACAACCTCCCGTCTCACAACCAGGGAATTGAACTTGAACGACACTGAACTATCTGCCCGTGAGCAACATCTCCACCAACTGGTCCGCTCGGCCGGTCAGCTTGCACTGCGCTATTTCCGCCAGCGGGAACCGGGAAGCTACACCTTAAAAGGTCATCAGGATTTTTTAACCGAAGCGGATGGTCTGGTTGAAGCGCACATTCGCAGCGCGATTGCGCAACGTTTCCCCGGTGATAACATTCTCGGCGAAGAGAGCGGCGGCGATGTGCAGCAGTCACCACTTTGGGTGATTGATCCGATTGACGGCACAGCAAACTTTGCCCGTGGCGTTGAACATTTCTGCGTCTCCATAGCATTTTACACCGGCGGTCATACTGAGCTGGGGGCGATTTATAACCCGGCAACACAAGAGTGCTATCTGGCCCGCCGCAATCATTATGCGCTCAAAACAGATGCCACCGGTCACCCGCAACCGATTCACGTCTCGCATACCCCGGACATCACGCAGGCAACCATTGAACTGGGCTGGTCGACCCGTGTGCCTCAGCCTCAGTATTTACAGGTACTGGAACAGCTGCTGACCCGGGGCGCGAATGTGAAGCGCTGCGGCTCCGGCGCGCTGGCACTCGCCTGGGTAGCAGAAGGCAGGACAGATGGTTATGCCGAATTACATATGAATGCCTGGGATTGTCTGGCCGGATTACTGCTGGTTCAGGAAGCCGGTGGCATCACCGGCCATTTCCCTGCCGGTGTCCGGGACATTTTCCGCGGCGGTCCGGTGATCGCAGCGACACCATGTGTCGGCGCTGTATTTTCACTGGCAGCCGACATCCCTCTGATTCAATCTGAAGAAAGTGAATGTATCTCATGAGTGAAGTTAAACGTTATCCACGCCCATTGATCAGCCTGATACAGGCGGATATTCCCAACTGGCACGTCGATCTTTATATCGGAGAGTCTGCCGGTGTGTCGGATCCGGATCTGCTCCGGGAATTTGGCATCAAAGTTGTATTGAACTGTGCCGTCAATCTGGATATTAATCTGGTCAGTCAGCCTGAAGCCAATCGCCCGGCGGGTGTATTCGATTATGGTTCAGGCCCGGTTCGCTATTACAAAGTCGGCCTGATCGACGGCCCCGGTAATACACCGGAAATGATGTTTGCCGGTTATTGCATGCTGAAATCCGCACTGGACCAGACCATACCGGACAAACCATCCTATAAAAACCGCGACAAAGGCAATGTGCTGGTGAATTGCCGTGGTGGCCGCAGCCGTTCCGTCACTGTGGTCGCCATCTTTCTGCATCTTGAGTTTCCGCAGCTTTATCCGACACTGGATGCCGCAATTCACCATATCCGTCAAACCCGCGAACTTCATCCCGATGAGTGGTTTGAAACACCCAAACCCCAGATGATAGAACTGGCACAGGCAACCGTGACTATGGTAAAAACACTGAGGCAGTCAGCTTTATTGCCATCGCCGGAATCATCATCGTCAGGATTTGTTGATCTGAAATCAGAGCAAGCATCATTCACGGAATAGTCGCCTACTTATGAGTTCAAAACCAATTGCCAGCGCAGCAGAAGTCGCCCGGTTAGCCGGAGTTTCCCGGTCCGCCGTTTCCAGAACCTTTACGCCGGGCGCCAGTGTTTCAAAAGAAACCCGCGAGAAAGTCATGTGGGCCGCAGAGCAGCTCAACTATCATGTCAATCATCTGGCCCGCGGCTTATCCAAAGTGGAAAGCCGCCCGGTGTGTATTTTAGGCTCCAATTTAAATGCACCATATCAGGCGAAGCTGCTGGATACACTGACCAAACAGCTTCAGTCTGCCGGGCGGGCTGTGATGCTGATTAATACCGACGGTGACAAGGACAGTATTAACCGGGCGCTGCAACAAACCCTGAACTACCGCGCAGCAGCCACGATTGTGCTGTCAGGCACACCGGGCAGTGAGTTTGTTCAGAGTTGTATCCAAAGCGGACAACATGTGCTGTTGATTAACCGTAATGGCCAGTTTGAAGGCAGCGATCATATTCAGCTCGATTACCAGTCTGCGATCCACGAGGCACACCACATGCTGACGCGGGCCGGTTGCCGCAAGCTGGCTATCATTTCCTCGACGATTCAGTCTCCGGGGCTGCTGTCACGGGAGGCGCTGTTTCAGCAATGTCTGACAGCAGAGCAAACCTGTGAACTGGTCCGGTGCGGGCCAACCTGCTACGACTCAGGTGCACAAGCCGCGAAGCAATTGCTGGCATCCAGCCAGCGTCCGGATGGCGTGTTTTGTGTCACCGACCTGCTGGCCTGCGGTTTTCTTGATGTCGCTGTGCAGGAATTCGGTTTACCGGTTCCACAGGAACTGTGCGTGGTCGGTTTTGATAACATCGAACAGGCGAGCTGGGCCGGTTATCAGCTGACCACGTTTTCCCAGCCGCTGGATGATATGGTTGCAGCGATTATTTCCCGCCTGAAGGAAGTCTCAGAAGGCGAGCCACAAGGGAAGACGATCTCGTTTTCGGCACCACTGGTCTGGCGGAATTCGGTGCGGTACAGAGCGTCAATTCATCATTTTAATGATCAGACATCAAAGACGCTTTCCTGAACGGAAGCGCCTTTGAAAATGGTTTTATTGAAGATGATGCTTTTTCAGGAAAGGGCTCAGCCTGTTCAATAATTGTTGCTGCTTGCTTTGTGCTTGCTCCACACCTAATTGCGCTGCTTTTTTTGCCAGTTCAGGCATGGCTTTCAGAAACTTTTGTCCTGTCGGCGTTTTGTAGAAACGAATAATATCTTTCATTTCATTCTGGCTAAAATTATCGCTGTATAAACCCGTGATCTGCTGTTTGATTTTCTGCCGGTCGATATCCTGATTAAACCAGTCCCTGTATATATTCGTCATCTCCTGTGATTCACTGTCATTCAGCTTCATTTGCAAAGCCATATGTTTGATGGTGGGTAACATTGCTTCAAAACCACCCAGCATTTGCTTGTCCATATTCATGATTTCAATCAGTTTTTCAGCAGTCTCAGTTTTTGGTGACGTTGCAGCCAAAGCGGCCCCGGTCAGCGAAACAGAAATGAGTAGTAATCCCAGATATTTTTTCATAGAGTCTCCGGTTTGCAGGAATATGCGTTGTTTTAAGATCAATATACCCAGGCAACCTGAAGATGCAGGGTTCAGCGTGCAGCCGAAAGGTACAGTTCAAGGAAAGGGAATGT includes these proteins:
- a CDS encoding DUF2059 domain-containing protein, producing the protein MKKYLGLLLISVSLTGAALAATSPKTETAEKLIEIMNMDKQMLGGFEAMLPTIKHMALQMKLNDSESQEMTNIYRDWFNQDIDRQKIKQQITGLYSDNFSQNEMKDIIRFYKTPTGQKFLKAMPELAKKAAQLGVEQAQSKQQQLLNRLSPFLKKHHLQ
- a CDS encoding protein-tyrosine phosphatase family protein; protein product: MSEVKRYPRPLISLIQADIPNWHVDLYIGESAGVSDPDLLREFGIKVVLNCAVNLDINLVSQPEANRPAGVFDYGSGPVRYYKVGLIDGPGNTPEMMFAGYCMLKSALDQTIPDKPSYKNRDKGNVLVNCRGGRSRSVTVVAIFLHLEFPQLYPTLDAAIHHIRQTRELHPDEWFETPKPQMIELAQATVTMVKTLRQSALLPSPESSSSGFVDLKSEQASFTE
- a CDS encoding inositol monophosphatase family protein, with translation MNDTELSAREQHLHQLVRSAGQLALRYFRQREPGSYTLKGHQDFLTEADGLVEAHIRSAIAQRFPGDNILGEESGGDVQQSPLWVIDPIDGTANFARGVEHFCVSIAFYTGGHTELGAIYNPATQECYLARRNHYALKTDATGHPQPIHVSHTPDITQATIELGWSTRVPQPQYLQVLEQLLTRGANVKRCGSGALALAWVAEGRTDGYAELHMNAWDCLAGLLLVQEAGGITGHFPAGVRDIFRGGPVIAATPCVGAVFSLAADIPLIQSEESECIS
- a CDS encoding ABC transporter substrate-binding protein translates to MTLKHAVLKSPVLKSTVLKTGVLAAILGLSITSAHAGSDFDLTALIRAAKKEAPITVYDSTGKIVKQAKAFTKKYGVTAVGIKAKAPQILEIVSREAQAHNVKSDVVMLADAPAGIEQLLKKHYVTSWVPDDLKADIPTGFQDPLTVIQAPNVWAYNTALYRDCPVKNIWQLTLPEWHGKIAMQDPLGKPSYTDWFNQMSMHYDQQVADAYQAQFGHPLKTDEASATAAFVKALAENSPLLTNSDSKAAAAVGAPDVKTSFMGLISTAKFRKNKDGMKLGLCTGLKPFTGWSYPSLGFITKGTDSPNAARLFIHYMLTSEGIAPQGVDGKMSTNRSVHLPANEASGIAHHLDEIMTYHTSTAESDWVNRQDWQDLWSLSYQQ
- a CDS encoding LacI family DNA-binding transcriptional regulator; translated protein: MSSKPIASAAEVARLAGVSRSAVSRTFTPGASVSKETREKVMWAAEQLNYHVNHLARGLSKVESRPVCILGSNLNAPYQAKLLDTLTKQLQSAGRAVMLINTDGDKDSINRALQQTLNYRAAATIVLSGTPGSEFVQSCIQSGQHVLLINRNGQFEGSDHIQLDYQSAIHEAHHMLTRAGCRKLAIISSTIQSPGLLSREALFQQCLTAEQTCELVRCGPTCYDSGAQAAKQLLASSQRPDGVFCVTDLLACGFLDVAVQEFGLPVPQELCVVGFDNIEQASWAGYQLTTFSQPLDDMVAAIISRLKEVSEGEPQGKTISFSAPLVWRNSVRYRASIHHFNDQTSKTLS